The segment TGTCTTACAGAATTAGCCAATGATTTTTATTAATATGCCACAGACAGCAAAAAATATACATTCAAAACACTCGACACATTATTcctatatagacacacacacacacacacaaatccatgctattttgaatgtttttcaacCATTACAAGAACATTCGCTGAGCTAATGAAACAGCTGGCTGGATTACTGCTTCCACAATATAATCCATACTCAAAAGCAGCTTTTTTCAGACCTTTTAGTGCAAATTAGATAGTTTATAGATCTCTTTTGTGTGTTGCTCCTATAATTTTGTGTCAATTGGTGTCACTTTCATTTATAAAATCTCAACTAAGTCAAGACAGTTACACTTAGCAGTTATATTTCTTCCACTCAGAGCTGTATGGTAATATTACAGTTGCTGGTTTGAGGCCAAAATCGTTAAATGTCTGATAGAATTTTAAAATCATTCAGAGCTATACAATTGGCATTGTATAATTAAACATTAAATAATCCAAGTAATAAAAATCATAGGTCAGCTGTCTCTCTGTATCTGACAGCTCCTTTAAGTACTGTCTCACTACTTCCATATTTGTTCTTTCATCGGAGGAATGTCTGTCTTTGAAATTAGGAAACTTCAGCTCTGCTGGAGCACCTATCAATTGCAAAAAGTAATTGGCATCTTCCTCTAGAGTTTCGAATTTTCCTATGAAATCATAGTTGATGAGGCAGGGATAGCAGAGTCTACTAATCTGCTCCCAGTGTATATCCATTCCTACTGGGCGCTGGGAATCTAACAAATACCGGACAAATTCTTTGAACTTCACGCCTGATCCGGTTTTCAGTGCCTCTTCATGTGCATTAAGTCTATATTTCTTAATAATTGCCTTTCCAAACACTGGGTGGTAGTAGCTGTTTGGATGTTCAAATTTATCCCTGAATGCAGACACCAATCTTTCCATGGGGTCACGTACAAATATGGTCTTGGTGTAGGTATTTAAACGTGTCTGTATCCCTTTTAAGTCATAACTGTCCAATTTCTTTAGATGCTTTCCGTAGTGCACGGCATCATGGCTAATACTGTATGCCGAAGAGGCAAGTCCATTGAGCACCATCAGAATCCTTTTCCAGTTGGAACAGCCTGCTTTAGGCACTTCACAGTATAAGATTTTGTGTCTATCCTCCACGTATATTCTGGATACCATACGCACTAGATGGGTTCTGAGCCGGTTCTCACTACTGTATTTTTTACAGAAGTCATAAAGAAAATATCTGCGTTTCTCTTGAGCTTCATCTATGTTTTTCCATCTGTCATCTTTgattaaacttttatttaaaggGCGCATCACTGGTGATAAATTCACTTGTTGTTTTAGAAAGGCTTCAGTCATCTTCTGCTGTTCAGATAATCGGCTCACCAAGGAGCTGGCTATCTCACCAAGAGGACTGGCTTTCTCCTGTGAATGTCTGCCCATGATTACAGTTGTCCGTCGCTTGTTGAGGTTAGCAGCAGCACTCTGATATTTTGGTGCTGTGGCAAGCTCCTCTGGGTGCGGGAGCTTGGAATCCTGTAAACATTAAAAGAATGAAAATTTAAAGCATATTTCACCATTCACTTAAAGCATTATTATTGTGGCAAAAGCGGTAGAGgtatgaaaaatacattttgtgcTAGCAGCTCTATTTGAGATGGGGAAGGAAACTCACAGAATAGGTTTACAGCCACTCTTAGATACATCTAATTTAATTATGAGTTGAGTTAACTGATGAGAGCAATATATGCTTTTAAACTGAGCTTGTTAACATCAGATCCTCTTAACCACATGGGCTCCGGTAAGTCAATCGAAATGAGTATCTTTTTGAGATTCAGAACAGCTGTACATAGGGAGGTTGAGGCacctgcccagccctgctggctTTAACCATTAGGCCCCTTTCTGGTGTTAGCAATGTTGAGAGCCCTTGTGTAGACAAGCTTATAGACACTGAAGCCACTTTAAACACTGGGTTTATTAGAGCTGCCCAGAGCAAGACTCGTCAGCACAGTGCTTCAAACGGTGTTAGCAGGTGGTGGGCTGACTACACAAGGGTACCTGAAGTTCCAAACACCGTTGGAATGGAACTCTGTGTAGCAGTGGTGACAAATGTTTAGAACATTTCCTAGCGCAGACAGGATTTAAGTGGCTGTGAGCAGTGATTCAGTGAAAGCTTAGGCAGATACTCTGAAAGGATTAGTGCAGCGGTTTCCAAACATTATGCCTGAATTTTCACCTTTATTGCTTCCCACGACCGCAGACAGCAGAAAGTGTGTCAATACAAAATGGCATCTTCCACACTGTGTGAATGGTGATACCACAGTGAATGGTGGTGAAACAATGGAATTTCTCAATAGAAGAGAACCACAACCATTGTGGAATATAGTGTTCTCTCAGAATACAGATAAAGTAAATGCTTTTGGTCACAGTGGAAAAGTCTGTAATTTAAAAGATGCAGTTCTGTATTGGAAATAGGGAAACACACCTAGCATGAGGTGCAGGTAGATGAATCTATATAACTAGTATTAAAGTTATGCAGTGATGCTAAAATAACTGGATACTGTGGGGTTACAAAACCCTTAACCAACCTCTGGGAGAATTTTATTTGATAAAACACAGAAACAACATAAAAATATGGTGCTTTTGGTGAAAGGAGTGTCCCCACTAAGGCAGTGAGGGGACTAACATCTTGGGGGAGAGGGTATCTCCAATGGGGAGCATGGTTATTGACGTCCTTGCTCATGCTTTTGCCTAAGATAGAGTCTGACTGACTAACAGTACCCGATGATTTCAGTGTTTTTCAAAACTCAATAAAGAGAGAAATCAAGAGGTGTAATGGTATCTCTTGACTCCT is part of the Chrysemys picta bellii isolate R12L10 chromosome 2, ASM1138683v2, whole genome shotgun sequence genome and harbors:
- the CHST9 gene encoding carbohydrate sulfotransferase 9, which gives rise to MQPSDSVMNLRQVFVTVLMFGVAGLLLFMYLQAWIEEHPTASGEKLQQQIINQDSKLPHPEELATAPKYQSAAANLNKRRTTVIMGRHSQEKASPLGEIASSLVSRLSEQQKMTEAFLKQQVNLSPVMRPLNKSLIKDDRWKNIDEAQEKRRYFLYDFCKKYSSENRLRTHLVRMVSRIYVEDRHKILYCEVPKAGCSNWKRILMVLNGLASSAYSISHDAVHYGKHLKKLDSYDLKGIQTRLNTYTKTIFVRDPMERLVSAFRDKFEHPNSYYHPVFGKAIIKKYRLNAHEEALKTGSGVKFKEFVRYLLDSQRPVGMDIHWEQISRLCYPCLINYDFIGKFETLEEDANYFLQLIGAPAELKFPNFKDRHSSDERTNMEVVRQYLKELSDTERQLTYDFYYLDYLMFNYTMPIV